Proteins from one Kineosporiaceae bacterium genomic window:
- a CDS encoding proline dehydrogenase family protein produces the protein MLRGALLQAAQSRQVRELVETTPVSRSVVRRYVPGTEAADAVNACHDLVGQGLNTTLDHLGEDTVDIAAARAVRDAYRVVLEALSDAGLTEGGRCEVSVKLSAIGQALGSDGEKIALEHAHEICAAAAAAGTTVTLDMEDHTTVDSTLSILRELRRDYPWVGAVLQAYLYRTEGDCVDLAHAGSRVRLCKGAYAEPESVAYASKKDVDLAYVRCARTLMAGAGYPMLATHDPRLIDIGNALAVQNKRQQGTYEFQMLYGIRPEEQRRLASDGETMRVYVPYGTDWYGYFMRRLAERPANVSFFLRSLLTKS, from the coding sequence GTGTTGCGTGGTGCGCTGCTCCAGGCGGCGCAGAGCCGGCAGGTGCGCGAGTTGGTCGAGACGACTCCGGTGTCGCGGTCGGTGGTGCGCCGTTATGTGCCGGGAACCGAGGCCGCCGATGCGGTGAATGCCTGTCACGACCTGGTCGGCCAGGGGTTGAACACCACCCTGGACCACCTCGGTGAGGACACCGTCGACATCGCCGCGGCGCGCGCCGTCCGGGATGCCTACCGGGTGGTGCTCGAGGCGCTCTCGGACGCCGGGCTCACCGAGGGTGGGCGCTGCGAGGTCTCGGTGAAGCTGTCGGCGATCGGGCAGGCACTCGGTTCCGACGGCGAGAAGATCGCGCTCGAGCACGCTCACGAGATCTGCGCGGCGGCGGCTGCCGCGGGTACCACGGTGACCCTCGACATGGAGGACCACACCACCGTCGACTCGACGCTGTCGATCCTGCGCGAGCTGCGCCGTGACTACCCCTGGGTGGGCGCGGTGCTGCAGGCCTACCTCTACCGCACCGAAGGTGACTGTGTGGACCTGGCCCACGCCGGGTCGCGGGTGCGGTTGTGCAAGGGCGCCTACGCCGAGCCCGAGTCGGTGGCCTACGCCAGCAAGAAGGACGTCGACCTGGCCTACGTGCGGTGCGCTCGTACCCTGATGGCCGGCGCAGGCTACCCGATGCTGGCCACCCACGACCCGCGACTGATCGACATCGGCAATGCGCTCGCCGTCCAGAACAAGCGGCAGCAGGGGACGTACGAGTTCCAGATGCTCTACGGCATCCGCCCCGAGGAGCAGCGGCGGCTGGCCTCGGACGGCGAGACGATGCGGGTGTACGTGCCGTACGGCACCGACTGGTACGGCTATTTCATGCGGCGGCTGGCGGAGCGTCCGGCGAACGTGTCGTTCTTCCTGCGCTCGCTGTTGACCAAGAGCTGA
- a CDS encoding ABC transporter permease, whose product MKPSLTMATAARVLRQLRHDHRTMGLLIVAPCVLMGLLAWIYQNTPVFDRIGAPLLGMFPFLVMFLVTSIATLRERQSGTLERLLAMPLGKADLLAGYALAFGLVATVQAIIVGSFAIFALGLDVAGHAWLLLIVAVVDCLLGTALGLFLSAFAATEFQAVQFLPAFVLPQFLLCGLLVPREMLPDVLRYASDVLPLSYAVDAMRTITVDANGTSEVLGDIGIVMGFVVVLISLGAATLRRRTP is encoded by the coding sequence ATGAAGCCGTCGCTGACCATGGCCACCGCCGCCCGGGTGTTGCGTCAGTTGCGCCACGACCACCGCACCATGGGGTTGCTGATCGTCGCACCCTGCGTGCTGATGGGCCTGCTGGCCTGGATCTACCAGAACACCCCGGTGTTCGATCGGATCGGGGCGCCCTTGCTCGGCATGTTCCCGTTCCTGGTGATGTTCCTGGTGACCAGCATCGCCACGTTGCGCGAGCGGCAGTCGGGCACGTTGGAGCGGTTGCTGGCGATGCCGCTGGGCAAGGCGGATCTGCTGGCCGGGTACGCGCTGGCCTTCGGCCTGGTGGCCACCGTGCAGGCGATCATCGTCGGCTCGTTCGCGATCTTCGCCCTCGGGTTGGACGTCGCCGGGCACGCCTGGCTGCTGCTGATCGTGGCCGTGGTCGACTGCCTGCTGGGGACGGCGTTGGGGCTGTTCCTGTCGGCCTTCGCGGCCACCGAGTTCCAGGCGGTGCAGTTCCTGCCGGCCTTCGTGCTGCCGCAGTTCTTGTTGTGTGGGCTGTTGGTGCCGCGCGAGATGCTGCCCGACGTGCTGCGCTACGCCTCGGACGTGTTGCCGCTGTCGTACGCGGTGGACGCCATGCGGACGATCACGGTGGATGCGAACGGTACCTCCGAGGTGCTGGGGGACATCGGCATCGTGATGGGCTTCGTGGTGGTGCTGATCTCGCTCGGCGCGGCCACGCTGCGCCGCCGCACCCCGTGA
- the proC gene encoding pyrroline-5-carboxylate reductase, whose product MGEQIAILGAGVMGETLLSGLLRAGWTADDVVITERRADRATELGERYGVRVSENVEAAAAADTVVLVVKPQDIASLLEEIAGALRPGTLVVCIAAGISTSFVEQRLPEGTAVVRVMPNTPAMVDQGMAAMSPGKYCDTAHLDRARAMLEATGKVLQVAEYHQDAITAISGSGPAYIFYVVEAMIEAGVLLGLPRSTSTELVVQTLYGAATMLKETGEHPTVLREQVSSPAGTTMAALRQLDDHKVRAAFLTAMEAARDRSRELSSGSAAGARAGTGDRRCTSSH is encoded by the coding sequence ATGGGCGAGCAGATCGCCATCCTGGGTGCCGGCGTGATGGGTGAGACCCTGCTGTCGGGGCTGCTGCGTGCCGGCTGGACCGCGGACGACGTGGTCATCACCGAACGCCGCGCCGACCGGGCCACCGAACTCGGTGAGCGCTACGGGGTTCGGGTGAGTGAGAACGTCGAGGCGGCCGCCGCAGCCGACACCGTCGTGCTGGTGGTCAAACCCCAGGACATCGCCTCGCTGCTGGAGGAGATCGCCGGGGCTCTGCGGCCGGGCACGCTGGTGGTGTGCATCGCGGCGGGCATCTCGACCTCGTTCGTCGAGCAACGGTTGCCCGAGGGTACGGCGGTGGTGCGGGTGATGCCGAACACGCCGGCCATGGTCGATCAGGGCATGGCGGCGATGTCGCCCGGAAAGTACTGCGACACAGCGCATCTGGACCGCGCCCGGGCGATGCTCGAGGCCACCGGCAAGGTGCTGCAGGTCGCCGAGTACCACCAGGACGCGATCACCGCGATCAGTGGCTCGGGGCCGGCGTACATCTTCTACGTGGTCGAGGCGATGATCGAGGCCGGCGTCCTGCTGGGGCTGCCGCGCTCGACGTCCACCGAACTGGTGGTGCAGACCCTCTACGGCGCGGCGACCATGCTCAAGGAGACCGGCGAGCACCCGACCGTGCTGCGCGAGCAGGTGTCGAGTCCGGCCGGGACGACGATGGCCGCCTTGCGTCAGCTCGACGACCACAAGGTGCGGGCGGCATTCCTGACCGCCATGGAGGCCGCGCGCGACCGGTCGCGGGAGTTGTCCTCCGGTTCGGCCGCCGGAGCGCGAGCCGGAACGGGTGATCGCCGATGCACGTCGTCCCACTGA